Proteins encoded within one genomic window of Candidatus Bathyarchaeota archaeon A05DMB-5:
- a CDS encoding Retroviral aspartyl protease, with amino-acid sequence MKVKVRNVHKPELEAEADLLVDAGAIYTILRRERLERLGVEAGDKRRFKTADGLVIERDVGAVEVEINGHTTYSVVVFGEGSDAEVLGVTTLEELGLQVDTVTGELKPLELLVLC; translated from the coding sequence GTGAAGGTTAAAGTTCGTAATGTTCATAAGCCTGAGCTTGAAGCTGAGGCGGATTTGTTGGTGGATGCTGGTGCCATTTATACTATTTTGAGGCGGGAGCGGTTGGAGAGGCTTGGTGTTGAGGCTGGGGATAAGAGGCGGTTTAAGACTGCTGATGGGCTGGTTATTGAGCGTGATGTTGGCGCGGTGGAAGTGGAGATTAACGGTCATACGACTTATTCGGTTGTGGTTTTTGGTGAGGGTTCTGATGCTGAAGTGTTGGGGGTTACGACGCTTGAGGAGCTTGGTTTGCAAGTGGACACAGTGACTGGAGAATTGAAGCCGTTGGAGCTTTTGGTTTTGTGTTAG
- a CDS encoding N-6 DNA methylase — protein sequence MSARITERTLYEYIEKVFDKYGWRCFSETSVGEQFPDLIIEGDGTRVISEVKIDSEIQLTKAIIDADQKARKLGTRNAVALLFPSYIREILPSELERNYARLPVCALVLTDWLAERKDLTLESLAEAFTTSFRDWVETKKTRVSYDLVVDVARDSIREIAGYLRQSLSQKPVLDSAMAVVGRFDIYKSLLEDFSGVKENEARLYIADITSYILVNQLLFYHIISERLGYNRLPDVDPMNPPKDFLDVLEHTLKKGREVYPHILGFDLFPVLRGDLRIVWSIARVVSTLKALRPQHIKEDLFGRLYHETIPPETRKNLGAFYTKPEAARLLAALAIDKWDAKVLDPACGSGTLLVEAYQRKAQLAPPMSREKLHEKFIGDIYGIDVMHFASHMTSMNLTAQNIEVPLKPHVVSQDGIKTMVESARENEGDNDPPKIAEQSITKWLKIMREERIPKDFDVVIMNPPFTRRERIPAKKEDLERLVPEVKGKTGYWAYFLPTSEKLLAENGILAVVIPEEFFVGKSAKSVRKYLFENGYAIKYIARSAVEVAFSESAHYRDYLIVLQKSARNENLILLVVKKKLDDLRGKIDKIALRVMEFKTSSDKKLNSEEISLLKIANVKDFVNRHIGNLKPLVGFNTPKAYTLVIELLDELKDNPTIGDLINEKKIEVKVYNPGQFTTKGIEPFARKLFVSRYGARSPNTIFFIESMDNKKASIRVRRTKASFKIPMSSTVSSLRTYSKVRHLDITDEEEIAIIDAELIPHETLKMASLLPLNDAIKATKDISSAYDHLSGNILLVRKVRLTSPDFFWTAFFSNKRMLGTTSALLNMNIADHKMTVPLILYLNSTITFLQLISLMAETEGAWVTFHGRQVWNHIHTPTSERLNKIANKAQKVFKNVSKVDVKSLFVRIKEHDPIQREIDELALEMLGIENWKPRLDEIYDAVAKELETMHKILETSRKPSKKTKNATEKEEKLEKTATITKWFEGS from the coding sequence TTGTCTGCTAGGATTACAGAACGCACACTTTACGAGTATATTGAGAAAGTCTTTGATAAGTACGGTTGGCGTTGTTTTTCTGAAACGAGTGTTGGTGAGCAGTTTCCTGATTTGATTATTGAAGGAGATGGTACTAGGGTTATTTCTGAAGTGAAGATTGATTCTGAGATTCAGCTAACTAAAGCTATTATTGATGCTGACCAGAAGGCTCGAAAGTTAGGAACGCGGAATGCTGTTGCTTTGCTTTTCCCAAGTTATATTCGTGAAATATTGCCGAGTGAGTTAGAAAGAAACTATGCGCGTTTACCTGTGTGTGCTTTAGTTTTGACGGATTGGCTTGCAGAGAGGAAGGACTTAACATTAGAGAGTTTGGCTGAAGCTTTTACGACTTCTTTTAGGGATTGGGTGGAAACTAAGAAGACTAGGGTTAGCTATGATTTGGTAGTTGATGTTGCTAGAGACTCGATTCGGGAGATTGCAGGGTATCTGCGCCAGAGTCTTTCACAGAAACCCGTTCTTGATAGTGCGATGGCTGTTGTTGGACGGTTTGACATTTACAAAAGTTTGCTAGAGGACTTTTCTGGCGTGAAAGAGAATGAGGCGCGGTTATACATTGCGGATATAACATCTTACATTTTGGTGAATCAGCTTCTGTTTTATCACATAATATCTGAAAGGCTTGGATATAATAGATTGCCTGATGTAGACCCGATGAATCCGCCGAAGGATTTTCTGGATGTTCTCGAACATACTCTTAAGAAAGGACGAGAGGTCTATCCGCATATTTTGGGTTTTGATTTGTTTCCTGTTTTGCGTGGTGATTTGAGAATTGTTTGGTCTATAGCGAGGGTTGTTTCCACGCTGAAGGCGTTGCGACCGCAACACATTAAGGAAGACCTTTTTGGAAGGCTTTATCATGAAACTATTCCGCCTGAGACAAGAAAGAATCTGGGCGCTTTTTATACGAAGCCAGAAGCTGCGAGGTTGTTGGCGGCTCTTGCGATTGATAAGTGGGATGCGAAGGTGTTGGACCCTGCTTGTGGTTCTGGGACGCTTTTGGTTGAGGCTTACCAGCGGAAAGCACAGTTGGCTCCGCCGATGAGTCGAGAAAAGTTGCATGAGAAGTTTATTGGGGATATTTATGGTATTGATGTTATGCATTTTGCTTCGCACATGACTTCGATGAATCTTACAGCACAGAATATTGAAGTGCCTTTAAAGCCTCATGTTGTAAGTCAAGACGGAATAAAAACTATGGTTGAGTCAGCGCGAGAAAATGAAGGTGATAATGACCCACCAAAGATTGCCGAGCAGTCAATTACAAAATGGTTAAAGATTATGAGGGAGGAGCGGATACCGAAAGATTTTGATGTAGTAATAATGAATCCGCCGTTTACAAGGAGAGAGCGGATACCAGCCAAAAAGGAAGATTTGGAAAGGCTTGTACCAGAAGTTAAAGGAAAAACAGGATACTGGGCATACTTTTTACCTACATCGGAAAAACTTCTTGCTGAAAACGGAATATTAGCAGTGGTTATACCTGAGGAATTCTTCGTTGGTAAATCGGCTAAGAGTGTCAGAAAGTACCTTTTTGAGAATGGATATGCTATTAAATACATCGCAAGAAGTGCAGTAGAAGTCGCTTTTAGCGAATCAGCGCATTACCGTGATTACTTGATTGTGCTGCAAAAAAGCGCAAGGAATGAAAACCTCATTTTATTAGTCGTAAAGAAAAAATTGGATGACTTGCGAGGAAAAATCGATAAAATAGCCCTCAGAGTAATGGAATTTAAGACTTCTTCAGATAAAAAATTAAATTCAGAAGAAATAAGCTTACTCAAAATAGCTAATGTAAAAGACTTTGTTAATCGGCATATCGGCAATTTGAAACCACTTGTAGGATTTAATACGCCAAAAGCATACACTCTCGTCATAGAATTACTTGATGAATTGAAAGATAATCCGACAATAGGAGATTTAATAAACGAAAAGAAAATTGAGGTAAAGGTCTACAATCCGGGGCAATTCACCACAAAAGGGATTGAACCATTTGCCCGTAAACTTTTTGTAAGCAGATATGGCGCAAGAAGTCCAAACACTATCTTCTTTATCGAAAGCATGGACAACAAAAAGGCTTCTATAAGAGTTAGAAGGACGAAAGCGTCGTTCAAAATTCCAATGTCTTCTACAGTGTCTTCATTGAGAACATACAGTAAAGTCCGACATCTGGACATAACAGATGAAGAAGAAATTGCAATAATTGATGCAGAATTAATTCCTCACGAAACTCTGAAAATGGCTAGTCTTCTTCCATTGAATGATGCGATTAAAGCAACAAAGGACATATCATCTGCATATGACCACCTTTCTGGTAACATTCTGCTTGTTAGAAAAGTTAGGTTAACATCGCCAGATTTCTTTTGGACCGCCTTTTTCTCGAACAAAAGAATGTTGGGAACTACGTCGGCATTACTTAACATGAACATAGCCGACCATAAAATGACTGTTCCGTTAATTCTTTATCTTAATAGCACAATTACTTTTTTGCAGCTCATTTCTCTTATGGCGGAAACAGAAGGCGCATGGGTTACATTTCATGGGAGACAAGTATGGAATCATATTCATACCCCAACATCTGAAAGATTGAATAAAATCGCAAACAAAGCACAAAAAGTCTTTAAAAATGTTAGTAAAGTTGATGTTAAGTCTCTTTTTGTGCGTATTAAGGAGCATGACCCTATTCAAAGAGAAATAGACGAGTTAGCTCTCGAAATGCTTGGAATCGAAAACTGGAAACCACGTCTAGACGAAATCTACGACGCAGTAGCAAAAGAACTCGAAACCATGCACAAAATCCTAGAAACCTCACGAAAACCATCCAAAAAGACAAAAAATGCAACAGAAAAAGAAGAAAAACTCGAAAAAACCGCTACCATAACTAAATGGTTTGAAGGCTCATAA
- a CDS encoding fibronectin-binding domain-containing protein: MVKREFTSFDVAAVVRELREAILDSRVNNVYQLDEKTLLLKLHKPDKPAFRLVLEAGKRLHLTSYVLEKPVMPPAFCMALRKYLRNSWLVSVEQHEFERVVVFSFKAKAGGLRLVLEVFGEGNVVLVDENGVILHALSYKRMRDRDVVRGGVFRFAPSGGKNPLGVGKAEFKDALGKFGDVEVVRAITRLLGIGGLYAEEVLLRAGVDKTKPCNVLGDFEAGLIFDVLRGMLSQVLDGKLEPSVVLDEDGGLVDVVPVKLRRYEGFRFESYGSFNEALDEFYVRVAAVEKAVAGVDVDVLRREAERLKRIIVGQEEMIVEGEGKAERDRRVGDLIYAHSGELQGLMDWFLAAKKGGKEWDEVVAQALAEKRSGVSPWLFFESFDAKNMVLWVCVDGLRFDLDLRSSVFGNAARFFERSKRARQKLEGAKAALEETRKKLVEAEAKIREAEMLESVKPAEVLEGMAKRRVKHREWFEKFRWFVSSDGFLVVAGKDAVSNEVLIKKYTSVDDVVFHADVVGAPFVVVKTEGKEPSGQTLREAGEFAAAFSRGWREGFGTVDVYWIKPSQLSKGGSSGESVPRGGFAVHGERNWMRNVPLRVGIGVAVNEDEGLVRVGGGPVDAVKAKSDVYVVVVPGDMAGKELFRRVLRSLALKLSKEYREMVAEASVEAIREFIPYGKGRILVE; encoded by the coding sequence TTGGTGAAGCGGGAGTTTACAAGTTTTGATGTGGCAGCGGTGGTTCGCGAGTTAAGAGAGGCTATTTTGGATTCTCGTGTTAACAATGTTTACCAGTTGGACGAGAAAACTTTGCTTCTTAAATTGCATAAGCCTGATAAGCCTGCGTTTCGGCTGGTTTTGGAGGCCGGTAAACGTTTGCATTTGACTTCTTATGTTTTGGAGAAGCCTGTGATGCCGCCTGCGTTTTGTATGGCTTTGAGGAAGTATTTGCGGAACAGTTGGCTTGTAAGTGTTGAGCAGCATGAGTTTGAGAGGGTTGTGGTTTTTTCGTTTAAAGCTAAGGCTGGTGGGTTGCGGCTTGTTTTGGAGGTTTTTGGTGAGGGTAACGTTGTTTTGGTGGATGAGAACGGCGTGATTTTGCATGCTTTGAGTTATAAGCGTATGCGAGACCGTGATGTTGTTCGGGGTGGGGTTTTTCGTTTTGCGCCTTCTGGTGGAAAAAACCCGTTAGGAGTGGGTAAAGCCGAATTTAAAGATGCGCTTGGGAAGTTTGGTGATGTTGAGGTTGTTAGGGCAATCACTCGTCTTTTAGGTATTGGTGGGCTTTATGCGGAAGAAGTTTTGCTTAGAGCGGGAGTGGACAAGACTAAGCCGTGTAATGTTCTCGGTGACTTTGAAGCTGGTTTGATTTTTGATGTGTTGCGGGGAATGCTTTCTCAGGTTTTGGATGGTAAACTTGAGCCTTCTGTTGTTTTGGATGAGGATGGCGGGTTGGTGGATGTTGTGCCTGTTAAGCTTAGGCGTTATGAAGGTTTTAGGTTTGAGTCTTATGGGAGTTTTAATGAGGCTTTGGATGAGTTTTATGTTAGAGTTGCGGCGGTGGAGAAGGCTGTGGCTGGTGTTGATGTGGATGTTTTGCGTCGTGAGGCTGAGAGGCTTAAGCGGATTATTGTTGGTCAGGAGGAGATGATTGTTGAGGGTGAGGGTAAGGCTGAGAGGGATAGGCGTGTTGGTGATTTAATCTATGCGCATAGTGGTGAGCTTCAGGGTTTAATGGATTGGTTTTTGGCTGCAAAAAAGGGTGGAAAAGAGTGGGATGAGGTTGTTGCGCAGGCTTTGGCTGAGAAGCGTTCGGGGGTTAGTCCTTGGTTGTTTTTTGAGTCTTTTGACGCTAAGAATATGGTGTTGTGGGTTTGTGTGGATGGTTTACGGTTTGATTTGGATTTGCGGAGTAGCGTGTTTGGGAATGCTGCGAGGTTTTTTGAGAGGAGTAAGCGTGCTAGGCAGAAGTTGGAAGGAGCCAAAGCGGCTTTGGAGGAGACACGCAAGAAGCTGGTGGAGGCTGAGGCTAAAATTAGGGAGGCTGAAATGTTGGAAAGTGTGAAGCCGGCTGAGGTTTTGGAGGGTATGGCTAAGCGTAGGGTTAAGCATAGGGAGTGGTTTGAGAAGTTTAGGTGGTTTGTTTCTTCTGATGGTTTTTTGGTTGTTGCGGGTAAAGATGCGGTGAGTAATGAGGTTTTGATTAAGAAGTATACGAGTGTGGATGATGTGGTTTTTCATGCGGATGTTGTTGGTGCGCCGTTTGTTGTTGTTAAGACTGAAGGAAAGGAGCCGAGTGGGCAGACTTTGCGGGAGGCTGGAGAGTTTGCTGCTGCTTTCTCGCGTGGTTGGCGTGAAGGCTTCGGCACAGTTGATGTTTATTGGATTAAGCCTTCGCAGTTGAGTAAGGGTGGGTCTTCGGGTGAGAGTGTGCCTCGTGGGGGTTTTGCTGTTCATGGTGAGAGAAATTGGATGCGTAATGTTCCGCTTAGGGTTGGCATTGGTGTTGCTGTGAATGAGGATGAAGGGTTGGTTCGCGTTGGTGGTGGTCCAGTTGACGCTGTTAAAGCGAAGAGTGATGTTTATGTTGTTGTTGTGCCCGGCGACATGGCGGGTAAAGAGTTGTTTAGGCGGGTTTTGAGGAGTTTGGCTTTGAAGTTGTCGAAGGAGTATCGGGAAATGGTTGCAGAAGCGTCTGTTGAAGCGATTAGAGAGTTTATTCCTTATGGTAAGGGTAGAATTTTGGTGGAATGA